In Astyanax mexicanus isolate ESR-SI-001 chromosome 25, AstMex3_surface, whole genome shotgun sequence, a genomic segment contains:
- the LOC125787851 gene encoding uncharacterized protein LOC125787851 yields MPRKKSFRMRRAPKTVSTVVDVQCCCDSKLVGGLVCGTKHFRLLDRNNERTEICSVLGLIRHKVSNVCTWKAGVMDSICDEGRILLEERKPTKGLAGRYNAFNRVADVSLGKVIRGSCDYLEFSSALQETLLDQQSCLLNLDGYHCAVVYHNEYFIVLDFNACNSSGLPCDFGVCVAQFHTSLNETMLFFTTLLEKLKAKVFSVASVMVRLADEQVSSMHCPSTANGMHESPVKISEQKVCVPEGVELKECYVNLKRMANDKAGKSTVQTPKKRKLVKMEAIHDSDVQCDINSVRCVQGSFHQGHSRFGRNGGRQCVANSLAAMVMHEKKNVIGWNTKNLDSVLISGNKFYSFCRTQGLITDGSEDQYLLVTDLPQTASIGDSDYTFTFSDPVVGDVNVEDGELLRSGIAYSLISGLEKIFSMHDRCFFTYDQRTCAIIRVNDQFALIDSHARDVYGRTNSQGKSIVLYFPSLHDIVALVHEWVLDRETLLESNDFEITGVDICPAVSNLENNESCLEGVVGNTSECMLVDDSSSCDSSEDTHDVTFMKEMPSVKYQFSVLSKDVAEAICNKLNVSFEEKSGMVPGRYGDLGKPCRTENIVGDGNCFFRCISQIVSGNQAYHRRFRLAIVKHMQANEAQYSTDIRQDYTSLKEYLDRSRMNFVGSWATEIEIQAAADFLGVDVYTYTSDKWLKFHCRGSKITEDGIFLAHRNGNHYETVVCVKHGSCHDCHKLCKIHELMNACPLQTRAVGSKQANSQSLMMEDQSNEKNKCTLKRKETDLKHLDRKKKCLNVIETDCGKVTQNTATNVTFLWSSPKQIKSKYMREKKKNEMKRQYKMNVIHRNQKKMYTINKYKRDTGHRLKIIMSSKIKYAKDEKHRLDVQNRSKSKYATNTEFSKAVRKSSKDKYATNTEFSKAVRKSSKDKYATNTEFSKAVRKSSKDKYATNTEFSKAVRKSSKDKYATNTEFSKAVRKSSKDKYATNTEFSKAVRKSSKDKYATNTEFSKAVRKSSKDKYATNTEFSKAVRKSSKHKYATNTEFSKAVRKRSKDKYATNTEFSKAVRKFSKDKYAGDPEFRCAVHEQVKTKRSVVKQNQQCFSQVLKDFNSIIREGPDFVCCVCHRLLFKHQVSHCKMDKYKTTKEMQAVAEQCITEDYLHKCDHVCDVPCLWLTTSKCQLWICHNCDFKLSHSIMPPESVLNNLQLEPVPPELSCLNSLEQHLIALHIPFMKLLALPKGAQNGVHGPVTCVPSNVVDTTNLLPRANVEGSLLRVKLKRKLTYKGHYEYKYVNTEHVKRALQYLKQNNPYYADINYNENWLNEFEEESLENMNENNDSSLSNNVQIDTEQSSETQCYIVDNELNQQLPTLETNNGFSVEETEQPHIECDETLHDRQTHGMFMDTCLQPVDLGQEILDQYDNILNIAPAEGNNPIRLLSDKSNEAKSFPALFPMGGPTFHDFRNQRLTLSRYFNNRILSADKRFANNNEYIFYAQYMSEVEQVSSSISIAMRKGHNSNTSREFSAELVKDRQTLKQFLNCDDGYRFLRPIRGTPVYWSGVQKDLFAMVRQLGIPTFFCSFSSADMRWDNLLQSMLQQEDRTDSVDSLDWADKCGLLRRNPVIAARMFDFRWHTFLNKVILSPSNPIGRVVDYFYRVEFQQRGSPHVHAMFWVDNAPQIDKDNDNDVVKFIDQYISSELPSNDSELVEIVSTVQMHSRRHSKTCRKRNSVCRFNFPRPPSNKTFISRKKREEESTKKCSCSAVSCACSCEVSNKIMNKEQATKILAMVKSAISTDTNTSSTVSELFDSIGIDQEKFELAYNIAGKKTQVVLKREITDLWVNPYNKNLLKAWNANMDIQYIVDAYACIVYIISYISKAEKEMGLLLSAAHREASKHNNVDVKGTLQQLGSVYLHNRDVGAQEAVYRLTNMHLKEASRKVEYIPTGDHCVRLSLPLKVLQQKAQSNELTEKAMWMTNHVDRYKARPVRDPFQNMCIAVFVSQYRVVGRTEKCADKIQLQNNAGFVKKRTRSKPAIVRYARFSVDSNPEKYYQSILQLFLPYRCENDLKPADFPTFELFYHNGQYELNGTVQYVKNVVDANKQLFEKDDEILAQVQHVVVDNGNLEDAWCEMCPEQEAERLECQEEKTQRPVEAEEHVDKIPDLSVQSRKNNCFERNLNVLCRSDALNLLRSLNSEQKDTFYQVRQWCLEKVRGKQPEPFHMFITGGAGTGKTHLIRSIHYEATRLLSQVSSAPDKVSVLLTAPTGIAAFNLEAGTIHSTFSIGTDVKLPYTPLGEEKLNTLRVLLSDLHILIIDEISMVDHSLLAYIHGRLRQIKQTGDYAPFGKVSVIAVGDFFQLPPVKGKPLYLENAPLDLWNGIFSKSELTTIVRQKDSAFAEILNRLRTHHRSTPLSLQDVKTLKQRETGETTSALHIFATNAQVEEHNVKQIIAFCPEHICVEAQDYEKNRQTGKMQLKNGHFSKVFNSCLPEKLLIGEGARVMLIKNIDVTDGLVNGVCGTVTDIAHDKNSTLVKTVFVQFDDQKVGQNTRKRIPPPRHILHSTPVNLEEERVNSKGGLRKQFPLKLAWACTVHKVQGLTVKQAVVSLKKIFAPGQAYVALSRVETLSGLIIQDFADKAIYCRSNIQECINNMAQFSLYNVSPIKTQNSFSVFLMNVQGLSCHLLDLTASVQPFNYNCIAVTETWLPANVSGDSTHIEGYQFHSAPRCLAYNSDNPLLKSIQQQKNGGVGIYCKHNIDYTILDISGVNVECMICQFNKLDIIVVVIYRPPQYQLSLFQKYITKLCNTLSNLSDNIFIIGDWNHDELKTQAMSTFMANLGYSQCVTECTTENGTLIDHVYKKITSKYIINTQVMPVYFSSHEAIYCTFSQT; encoded by the coding sequence ATGCCACGGAAAAAGTCATTCAGAATGAGGCGTGCGCCCAAGACTGTGAGTACTGTGGTTGATGTGCAGTGCTGCTGCGATTCTAAATTAGTTGGTGGATTGGTGTGTGGTACCAAGCATTTCAGGTTGCTCGACAGAAACAATGAAAGAACAGAGATTTGTAGTGTTTTAGGTCTTATTAGGCATAAAGTGTCAAATGTGTGTACTTGGAAGGCTGGTGTGATGGATTCAATTTGTGATGAAGGAAGGATACTTTTGGAGGAGAGGAAACCTACAAAGGGTTTGGCTGGTAGATATAATGCTTTCAACAGAGTGGCTGATGTTTCTCTAGGTAAAGTAATACGTGGTTCTTGTGATTACTTGGAGTTTTCTAGTGCTTTACAAGAGACATTGCTTGATCAACAGTCCTGTTTGTTAAACTTAGATGGATATCACTGTGCAGTTGTGTATCACAATGAATATTTCATTGTTTTGGATTTTAACGCTTGCAATTCTTCTGGTTTGCCGTGTGACTTTGGCGTCTGTGTAGCACAATTTCACACTAGTCTGAATGAAACCATGCTGTTTTTCACAACATTGCTTGAGAAGCTAAAAGCAAAGGTGTTCTCTGTTGCTAGTGTAATGGTGAGGTTGGCTGATGAACAGGTTTCATCAATGCATTGTCCAAGTACTGCTAACGGTATGCATGAAAGTCCTGTGAAAATCTCTGAACAAAAAGTCTGTGTTCCAGAAGGTGTTGAACTGAAGGAGTGTTATGTTAATTTGAAAAGGATGGCAAATGATAAAGCTGGAAAGTCTACTGTGCAAACccccaaaaaaaggaaattagTCAAAATGGAAGCTATCCATGATTCAGATGTTCAGTGTGATATAAACAGTGTTCGATGTGTCCAGGGTTCTTTTCATCAAGGGCATTCTAGATTTGGGAGAAACGGTGGGCGTCAATGTGTGGCTAATTCATTAGCAGCTATGGTAATGCATGAAAAGAAAAACGTCATTGGGTGGAACACAAAAAATCTAGACAGTGTTCTAATTTCAGGAAAcaagttttattcattttgtagaaCACAAGGCCTGATTACTGATGGTAGTGAAGACCAGTATCTACTTGTAACAGACTTGCCACAAACAGCCAGCATTGGTGATTCTGATTATACTTTTACATTTAGTGACCCCGTGGTAGGGGATGTGAATGTAGAGGATGGCGAACTTCTCAGATCAGGCATTGCATATAGTTTAATAAGTGGTCTAGAAAAAATCTTTTCAATGCATGACAGATGTTTTTTCACTTATGATCAGAGGACCTGTGCTATAATTCGCGTAAATGATCAGTTTGCTTTGATTGATTCTCACGCACGGGATGTGTATGGTAGGACAAACAGTCAGGGGAAAAGCATTGTTCTGTACTTTCCTTCACTTCATGACATTGTTGCTTTGGTGCATGAGTGGGTTTTAGATAGAGAAACACTGCTTGAATCAAATGATTTTGAGATTACAGGGGTTGATATTTGTCCTGCTGTGAGTAATTTGGAAAACAATGAAAGTTGCTTGGAAGGAGTAGTGGGTAACACTAGTGAGTGCATGTTGGTTGATGATTCTAGTTCTTGTGACTCCTCTGAAGATACACATGATGTTACTTTCATGAAAGAAATGCCCAGTGTTAAATATCAGTTTAGTGTACTGTCTAAAGATGTAGCTGAGGCTATATGTAATAAGTTAAATGTAAGTTTTGAAGAAAAGTCTGGTATGGTGCCAGGCAGGTATGGGGATTTAGGCAAACCTTGTAGAACAGAAAACATAGTGGGTGATGGAAACTGCTTCTTCAGATGTATATCACAAATAGTCAGTGGTAATCAGGCATACCACCGTAGATTTAGACTTGCTATAGTAAAACACATGCAGGCTAATGAGGCTCAGTACAGTACAGACATAAGACAGGATTACACATCCTTAAAGGAGTACTTGGACAGGTCTAGAATGAATTTTGTTGGAAGTTGGGCAACAGAAATTGAAATCCAAGCTGCTGCAGATTTTCTAGGTGTAGATGTTTACACTTATACTAGTGATAAATGGCTGAAGTTTCACTGCAGAGGTTCAAAAATCACAGAGGATGGAATTTTTTTGGCTCATAGAAATGGTAACCACTATGAAACTGTTGTGTGCGTGAAACATGGCAGTTGCCATGATTGCCATAAGTTGTGTAAAATACATGAGTTGATGAATGCATGCCCTTTGCAAACACGGGCTGTGGGAAGCAAACAAGCTAATAGTCAGAGTTTGATGATGGAAGATCAAAGTAACgaaaaaaacaaatgcacattaaaaagaaaagagacggatttaaaacatttagacagaaaaaaaaaatgtttaaatgtaattgaAACTGACTGCGGGAAAGTTacacagaacacagcaaccaatGTAACATTTTTGTGGTCAAGtcctaaacaaataaaatctaaatacatgagggaaaagaaaaaaaatgaaatgaaaagacaGTATAAAATGAATGTTATACACAGAAACCAGAAGAAGATGTACACTATAAACAAGTACAAAAGAGATACTGGTCATcgtttaaaaataattatgtctAGTAAAATAAAGTATGCCAAAGATGAAAAGCATAGGCTTGATGTTCAGAATCGCAGCAAAAGCAAGtatgctactaatacagaattcagcaaagcagttcgaaaatctagtaaagataaatatgctactaatacagaattcagcaaagcagttcgaaaatctagtaaagataaatatgctactaatacagaattcagcaaagcagttcgaaaatctagtaaagataaatatgctactaatacagaattcagcaaagcagttcgaaaatctagtaaagataaatatgctactaatacagaattcagcaaagcagttcgaaaatctagtaaagataaatatgctactaatacagaattcagcaaagcagttcgaaaatctagtaaagataaatatgctactaatacagaattcagcaaagcagttcgaaaatctagtaaagataaatatgctactaatacagaattcagcaaagcagttcgaaAATCTAGTAAACataaatatgctactaatacagaattcagcaaagcagttcgtaaaagaagtaaagataaatatgctacaaatacagaattcagcaaagcagttcgcaaatttagtaaagataaatatgctggtgATCCAGAGTTTAGGTGTGCGGTGCATGAACAAGTAAAGACAAAACGCTCTGTTGTAAAACAAAATCAACAATGTTTCAGTCAAGTTTTAAAAGACTTTAATTCTATAATAAGAGAAGGGCCAgattttgtgtgttgtgtttgtcatAGGTTGCTGTTTAAGCATCAAGTGTCCCATTGTAAAATGGACAAGTATAAGACTACAAAGGAAATGCAGGCAGTAGCTGAGCAGTGTATTACTGAAGACTATTTGCATAAGTGTGATCATGTGTGTGATGTTCCATGTCTCTGGTTGACAACAAGCAAGTGTCAGTTGTGGATTTGTCACAATTGTGATTTTAAACTGTCTCACAGTATAATGCCTCcagaaagtgttttaaataaCTTGCAGCTTGAACCAGTACCACCAGAGCTCAGTTGTCTTAACagtttagaacaacatttaatagCTTTACATATTCCATTTATGAAGCTCTTAGCTTTACCTAAAGGAGCGCAAAATGGTGTCCATGGACCAGTCACATGTGTTCCTTCAAATGTTGTTGACACAACAAATTTGCTACCACGAGCTAATGTAGAGGGGTCTCTGTTGCGTGTTAAGCTAAAACGTAAGTTAACATATAAAGGACATTATGAATATAAGTATGTCAACACTGAGCATGTAAAGAGAGCATTGcagtatttaaaacaaaataaccCATACTATGCTGACATAAATTACAACGAAAATTGGTTAAACGAATTTGAAGAAGAAAGTCTAGAAAACATGAATGAAAATAATGATTCATCCCTTTCAAACAACGTCCAAATAGACACAGAGCAATCTAGTGAAACTCAATGTTATATAGTAGACAATGAATTAAATCAGCAGTTACCTACTCTTGAAACAAATAATGGTTTCAGTGTTGAAGAGACAGAACAACCACACATTGAATGTGATGAGACTTTGCATGACAGACAAACGCATGGTATGTTTATGGATACGTGTCTTCAGCCAGTTGATTTAGGCCAAGAAATCTTAGATCAATAtgataacattttaaatatagcTCCTGCAGAAGGTAACAATCCCATTCGGTTACTTTCTGACAAAAGTAATGAGGCCAAAAGCTTTCCAGCATTGTTTCCAATGGGGGGTCCAACTTTTCATGATTTTAGAAATCAGCGGCTTACACTGTCACGCTATTTTAACAATCGTATTCTGAGTGCAGATAAAAGGTTTGCTAATAATAATGAATACATCTTTTATGCCCAGTACATGAGTGAAGTAGAACAGGTTTCATCTAGCATATCAATAGCAATGCGCAAAGGCCACAATTCAAACACATCTAGGGAATTTTCTGCAGAGTTAGTGAAAGATAGGCAAACCCTAAAGCAGTTTCTGAACTGTGATGATGGTTATAGGTTTCTTCGACCCATCAGAGGAACTCCTGTGTATTGGTCAGGTGTTCAAAAGGATTTGTTTGCCATGGTAAGACAGCTTGGcataccaacatttttttgttccttCAGTTCAGCAGATATGAGATGGGACAATTTATTACAAAGCATGCTGCAACAGGAAGACAGGACTGATAGTGTAGACAGTTTAGATTGGGCAGATAAATGTGGCCTATTGCGGCGTAACCCAGTCATAGCAGCACGCATGTTTGATTTTAGATGGCATACATTTTTGAATAAAGTAATTTTGTCACCCAGTAATCCGATAGGTAGAGTAGTGGATTACTTTTATCGTGTCGAGTTTCAGCAAAGAGGGAGTCCCCATGTACATGCAATGTTTTGGGTGGACAATGCTCCCCAAATTGATAAAGATAATGACAATGATGTGGTAAAATTCATAGACCAATACATATCATCTGAATTACCGAGCAATGACAGTGAACTTGTTGAAATTGTCTCAACTGTTCAAATGCACAGCAGGAGGCATTCAAAAACGTGTCGAAAGCGTAACAGTGTATGTCGTTTTAATTTTCCGAGACCACCTtcaaataaaacctttatttctagaaaaaaaagagaagaggaatCAACTAAAAAGTGCAGTTGCAGTGCAGTTTCATGTGCATGTTCTTGTGAAGTTTCAAATAAGATCATGAATAAAGAACAGGCAACAAAAATATTAGCTATGGTAAAGTCAGCTATATCTACAGACACAAATACTAGTAGTACAGTTTCTGAGTTGTTTGACAGTATTGGTATTGACCAAGAAAAATTTGAACTGGCGTATAACATTGCTGGCAAAAAAACTCAAGTTGTTCTGAAAAGAGAAATTACAGATTTGTGGGTAAATCCCTATAATAAAAATTTACTAAAGGCTTGGAATGCTAATATGGATATTCAGTATATAGTAGATGCATATGCATGCATTGTATACATCATTTCATACATTTCCAAGGCTGAAAAGGAGATGGGATTGTTATTAAGTGCTGCCCATCGTGAAGCTTCAAAGCACAACAATGTTGATGTAAAAGGCACATTGCAACAATTGGGCAGTGTTTATTTACATAATCGGGATGTAGGTGCTCAAGAAGCAGTGTATAGGCTCACAAATATGCACCTAAAAGAAGCTTCACGTAAAGTCGAGTACATACCCACAGGAGATCATTGTGTTCGCCTGAGTTTACCGCTAAAAGTACTTCAGCAAAAAGCACAGTCAAATGAGCTTACTGAAAAAGCCATGTGGATGACAAACCATGTTGATCGTTATAAAGCAAGGCCAGTAAGAGACCCCTTTCAGAACATGTGTATAGCAGTATTTGTGTCTCAATATcgtgttgtgggcagaacagaGAAGTGTGCAGACAAAATTCAGCTGCAAAACAATGCAGGGTTTGTTAAAAAAAGAACTAGATCAAAGCCAGCGATAGTCAGATACGCAAGATTCTCGGTTGATTCCAACCCAGAAAAATATTATCAGAGTATTTTGCAATTATTCTTGCCATACCGCTGTGAAAATGACTTAAAACCAGCTGACTTCCCAACATTTGAACTATTTTATCACAATGGCCAATATGAATTAAATGGCACTGTACAATATGTCAAAAATGTAGTGGATGCTAATAAGCAATTATTTGAGAAAGACGATGAAATTCTTGCTCAAGTTCAGCATGTTGTAGTTGATAATGGTAATTTAGAAGATGCATGGTGTGAGATGTGTCCGGAGCAAGAGGCAGAGCGCTTAGAATGCCAGGAGGAAAAAACACAAAGACCTGTAGAGGCTGAGGAGCATGTAGATAAAATTCCTGATTTATCTGTTCAAAGTAGAAAGAACAATTGTTTTGAACGTAATCTAAATGTACTATGTAGATCAGATGCTCTGAATCTGCTGAGGTCTCTTAACTCTGAGCAAAAAGACACATTTTATCAAGTAAGACAGTGGTGTTTAGAGAAAGTTAGAGGGAAACAGCCAGAGCCTTTCCATATGTTCATTACTGGAGGTGCAGGAACAGGGAAGACACACTTAATCAGGAGTATTCATTATGAAGCAACCAGGCTTTTATCACAGGTTTCAAGTGCTCCAGACAAGGTTTCAGTGCTATTAACAGCTCCTACTGGAATTGCTGCATTTAATTTGGAAGCTGGGACAATTCATTCAACATTTTCAATAGGGACAGATGTAAAACTTCCCTACACACCTTTAGGAGAAGAAAAATTGAATACGTTGCGTGTTTTATTAAGTGATTTACATATATTGATCATAGATGAGATTTCTATGGTAGATCACAGTCTTCTAGCTTACATTCATGGTAGGTTAAGACAAATAAAGCAGACAGGCGACTACGCTCCATTTGGGAAAGTTAGTGTAATTGCAGTAGGGGACTTTTTTCAGCTGCCTCCAGTAAAGGGTAAACCACTATACTTGGAAAATGCCCCATTAGATTTGTGGAATGGCATATTTTCTAAGTCAGAGTTAACCACCATTGTAAGACAAAAAGACTCTGCTTTTGCCGAAATTCTGAATAGGCTACGTACACATCACAGGTCTACACCATTATCACTGCAGGATGTGAAGACACTTAAACAGAGGGAAACTGGGGAAACAACTTCTGCGCTGCATATTTTTGCAACAAATGCTCAGGTAGAAGAGCATAATGTTAAGCAAATTATTGCATTTTGCCCTGAACATATTTGTGTAGAGGCACAAGATTATGAAAAAAATCGGCAAACTGGAAAAATGCAGCTTAAAAACGGACACTTTTCTAAAGTATTTAATTCATGCTTACCAGAAAAGTTGTTAATAGGAGAAGGTGCACGAGTAATGCTAATTAAAAATATTGATGTTACCGATGGGCTTGTGAATGGTGTCTGTGGTACTGTTACAGACATAGCACATGATAAAAATAGCACATTGGTGAAAACTGTGTTTGTTCAGTTTGATGATCAAAAAGTTGGACAAAATACAAGAAAACGTATACCACCACCTAGACACATACTGCATTCAACACCAGTTAATTTGGAAGAGGAGCGAGTTAACAGCAAGGGAGGATTGCGCAAACAATTTCCATTAAAGTTAGCTTGGGCTTGTACTGTGCATAAAGTGCAGGGACTAACGGTAAAACAAGCTGTTGTATCACTCAAAAAGATTTTTGCACCTGGACAGGCTTATGTTGCTTTAAGTCGAGTAGAGACTTTAAGTGGGTTAATCATTCAGGATTTTGCTGATAAAGCAATTTATTGTAGAAGTAATATCCAGGAATGTATTAATAACATGGCACAATTTTCATTATATAATGTCAGTCCAATTAAAACGCAGAactctttttcagtttttttaatgaatgttcaGGGTCTAAGCTGTCATTTGTTAGATTTAACTGCTTCCGTCCAACCCTTTAATTATAATTGTATAGCTGTTACAGAGACTTGGCTACCTGCAAATGTATCAGGTGACTCCACTCACATTGAAGGTTACCAATTTCATAGTGCTCCACGTTGTCTTGCTTACAATTCAGACAACCCTCTGTTAAAATcaattcaacaacaaaaaaatgggggtgttggAATATACTGCAAGCATAACATTGATTACACTATTTTAGACATTTCAGGTGTAAATGTAGAATGCATGATATGTCAATTCAACAAACTTGACATAATCGTAGTTGTGATATACAGACCACCACAGTATCAATTATCCTTATTTCAAAAATACATCACTAAATTATGTAATACATTAAGCAATTTGTCAGATAACATCTTCATAATTGGTGACTGGAACCATGATGAACTTAAAACTCAAGCTATGTCTACATTTATGGCAAATCTAGGCTATTCACAGTGTGTAACAGAATGTACCACTGAAAATGGAACGCTAATTGATCATGTGTACAAGAAAATAACATCTAAATATATTATCAATACACAAGTTATGCCAGTGTATTTTAGTTCACATGAagcaatttactgtacattttcacAAACATAA